A genomic region of Haliaeetus albicilla chromosome 8, bHalAlb1.1, whole genome shotgun sequence contains the following coding sequences:
- the RGS21 gene encoding regulator of G-protein signaling 21 — protein sequence MAWSESVDTLLANKDGLAAFRTFLKSEFSEENVEFWLACEDFKKTKSSTKITSKAQKIYSDFIQADAPKEINIDFHTKTHISQNISEPTLSCFDDAQRSVYSLMAKDSFPRFLRSEMYKELVKKQQHGNQKRWLPFL from the exons ATGGCCTGGTCTGAGTCTGTGGATACACTACTAGCTAATAAAG ATGGTTTGGCAGCTTTTAGGACATTTTTGAAGTCAGAGTTCAGTGAGGAGAATGTGGAGTTCTGGCTGGCCTGTGAGGATTTCAAGAAAACCAAATCCTCCACTAAGATCACCTCAAAAGCCCAAAAGATTTATTCTGACTTTATACAAGCCGACGCTCCAAAGGAG ATTAATATTGACTTCCATACCAAAACCCACATCTCTCAGAATATCTCCGAGCCCACCCTCAGCTGCTTTGATGATGCTCAGAGGTCAGTCTATAGTCTCATGGCAAAGGACTCTTTTCCCAGGTTTCTAAGGTCAGAAATGTACAAGGAACTAGTAAAGAAGCAACAGCACGGAAATCAGAAGAGATGGCTCCCTTTTTTGTGA